The following proteins come from a genomic window of Hyphomicrobiales bacterium:
- a CDS encoding site-specific DNA-methyltransferase, translating into MIDEYMTADETGDNWHLMLGDSCERMAEIPSESVDLSVYSPPFASLFTYSPSPRDLGNSASRAEFFEHYRFIIDENLRITKPGRICAVHVQQLTTSKSFHGVIGLTDFRGEVIKAYMDAGWIFHGEVTIDKDPQAQAIRTKAQALMFVTKNRDSSMTRPALADYLLLFRKPGDNEVQIKNDVSNEEWIDWARPVWLDIRETNTLNARTGREQADERHICPLQLDFIERVIRLWSNVGETVFSPFAGIGSEPHTAVRLGRFGLGIELKPSYWRTAVDNLRAVEAELAMPSLFDEVEA; encoded by the coding sequence ATGATCGACGAATACATGACCGCGGACGAAACCGGCGACAACTGGCACCTGATGCTCGGTGACTCGTGCGAACGCATGGCAGAGATCCCGAGCGAGTCGGTTGATCTGTCGGTCTACTCGCCGCCGTTCGCCTCATTGTTCACCTACAGCCCGTCCCCGCGGGATCTGGGCAACTCGGCATCACGGGCGGAGTTCTTTGAGCACTACAGGTTCATCATCGACGAGAACCTGCGCATCACCAAGCCGGGCCGCATCTGCGCGGTCCATGTTCAGCAGTTGACCACGAGTAAGTCGTTCCACGGGGTAATCGGGCTCACAGACTTCCGCGGCGAAGTGATCAAGGCCTACATGGACGCCGGCTGGATCTTCCACGGCGAGGTCACCATCGACAAGGACCCGCAAGCCCAGGCGATCCGCACCAAAGCGCAAGCGCTGATGTTCGTCACCAAGAACCGCGACTCGTCCATGACGCGCCCAGCACTAGCCGACTACCTGCTGCTGTTCCGCAAGCCCGGCGATAACGAGGTCCAGATCAAGAACGACGTGAGCAACGAGGAGTGGATCGACTGGGCACGCCCGGTGTGGCTGGACATCCGCGAAACCAACACCCTCAACGCGAGGACCGGGCGCGAGCAGGCCGACGAACGCCACATCTGCCCGCTGCAACTGGACTTCATCGAACGGGTCATCCGGCTGTGGTCCAACGTTGGCGAGACCGTGTTCTCCCCGTTCGCCGGCATCGGGTCGGAGCCTCACACCGCCGTCCGGCTGGGCAGGTTCGGGCTCGGGATCGAACTGAAACCGTCCTACTGGCGTACCGCGGTGGACAACCTGCGAGCGGTCGAGGCCGAACTGGCGATGCCGTCACTGTTCGACGAGGTGGAAGCGTGA
- a CDS encoding HNH endonuclease — protein sequence MTRIPTGHRAAVLQRCDGLCERCARWLSNIPADLHHRRPRGMGGTSDPDIHQPANMLALCRVCHRWVEDNRAVALEQGWLISQHDTRPPYEIPVYVHGGWYLVNLEWHPYDVPIPF from the coding sequence ATGACCCGGATACCCACCGGCCACCGTGCCGCAGTCCTGCAACGTTGCGACGGGCTGTGTGAACGGTGCGCCCGGTGGCTGTCCAACATCCCCGCCGATCTGCATCACCGCAGGCCGCGCGGGATGGGCGGAACATCGGACCCGGACATTCACCAGCCGGCAAACATGCTCGCACTCTGTCGGGTCTGTCATCGATGGGTGGAGGACAACCGGGCGGTAGCACTGGAGCAGGGCTGGCTGATCTCCCAGCACGACACCCGACCCCCGTATGAGATCCCGGTCTATGTCCACGGCGGCTGGTATCTGGTCAACCTCGAATGGCACCCCTACGACGTTCCGATCCCGTTCTAG
- the ssb gene encoding single-stranded DNA-binding protein, whose product MGLPSINATGRLTADPELRFTSAGKAVATLGIACNERKTQQGDWEGRRHDSWERRTVGRPRRGVAEQLRRGQLVHVTGLLRQRSYELANGEKRTATEVVKAEIFPALAKTESSVPQFVADLVKPRSDDPDTHRPPCRSPATLRRAV is encoded by the coding sequence ATGGGATTACCGTCAATCAACGCCACCGGAAGGCTCACAGCAGACCCAGAACTGCGCTTCACCAGCGCTGGGAAAGCGGTCGCAACATTGGGCATCGCCTGCAACGAACGAAAGACTCAGCAAGGAGACTGGGAGGGTCGGCGACACGACTCCTGGGAACGTCGAACTGTGGGAAGGCCAAGGCGAGGCGTGGCAGAGCAACTACGCCGCGGCCAACTCGTCCACGTCACCGGGCTACTGCGCCAGCGCAGCTACGAACTCGCCAACGGCGAGAAGCGAACAGCCACCGAGGTCGTCAAAGCCGAGATATTCCCGGCCCTAGCGAAGACGGAATCATCGGTTCCACAGTTCGTGGCAGATCTGGTGAAGCCCCGTTCTGATGACCCGGATACCCACCGGCCACCGTGCCGCAGTCCTGCAACGTTGCGACGGGCTGTGTGA